A DNA window from Solanum lycopersicum chromosome 3, SLM_r2.1 contains the following coding sequences:
- the LOC101267290 gene encoding large ribosomal subunit protein uL24z: MKYNPRVSSSRRKSRKAHFTAPSSVRRVLMSAPLSSELRAKYNVRSIPVRKDDEVQVVRGTYKGREGKVMQVYRKKWVIHIERITREKVNGSTVNVGINPSKVVVTKLRLDKDRKSLLDRKAKGRAAADKDKGTKFTAEEVMQTID; the protein is encoded by the coding sequence ATGAAGTACAATCCAAGGGTTTCCTCATCTCGCCGCAAGAGCAGAAAGGCCCATTTCACTGCTCCATCAAGCGTTCGCAGGGTGTTGATGAGCGCACCGCTTTCATCTGAGTTACGTGCCAAGTACAACGTCAGATCTATCCCGGTAAGGAAAGACGATGAAGTTCAAGTAGTAAGAGGAACCTACAAGGGCCGTGAAGGAAAAGTTATGCAAGTGTACCGTAAGAAATGGGTTATTCACATTGAACGTATAACTAGAGAGAAGGTTAACGGATCTACTGTTAATGTTGGCATTAATCCATCTAAGGTTGTTGTTACCAAACTCAGACTCGATAAGGATCGTAAGTCTTTGTTGGATCGTAAGGCTAAGGGTCGTGCTGCTGCTGACAAGGATAAGGGTACAAAGTTCACTGCTGAGGAGGTCATGCAGACTATTGATTAG